The DNA segment CCGAAGTATATGCTACCGTCACCGCTGCTGAATGTGTAGAGCTCCTTTTCGTTCTCGTAGTCTTGTATCATTGACAGGAGCAGTGAATCGTTCCCCATGAGATTTTGACCCAGAACCACTAAAACCTCGGTCTCGGACAGTGCCTTCTCGATCTCCGCAAGCCAGTCGGGAAAGGCGACACAATCAGGATCGGTAAAAGCGACAATCCGTCCTGAGGCTTCCTCTATCCCCTTGTTTCTTGCGGAATATGGACTCTGCCTGCTCTCCGAAACAAGCTTTATTCGCGGATAGCGCTTTACAATGTCAGACGACGGGTCCGTCGAGTTATTGTCGACGAATATTATCTCGTAATTCTCGGCGGGAAATCTTTGGGTGATGAGGCTTTCGATACAACCAGTTATATATTTTTCCGCGTTATAGAACGGAACAACTACCGTAATGATTATCATATTTGTTTATGATAATTAATATCCTCTTCATTT comes from the Thermodesulfobacteriota bacterium genome and includes:
- a CDS encoding glycosyltransferase, giving the protein MIIITVVVPFYNAEKYITGCIESLITQRFPAENYEIIFVDNNSTDPSSDIVKRYPRIKLVSESRQSPYSARNKGIEEASGRIVAFTDPDCVAFPDWLAEIEKALSETEVLVVLGQNLMGNDSLLLSMIQDYENEKELYTFSSGDGSIYFGHTNNMAVRREIFDDLGMFIERERGADTIFVNGVVKKYSSRAVEFRESMKVRHMEIEKPLDYYKKVFTYGRSRKLYKHIVNIPPISYSQRLSIYKNVIKKKHYSFPKSAMLFLLLLAGVIFWQAGAMSAGVYNEQLNVRD